Genomic window (Chitinophagaceae bacterium):
GATGTATATAGGCAAGGTAATGGGAGCAAATACTAAATCCTTTATGGGTTTAGCGGGAGTAGGAGATATTATTGCTACTTGCTCAAGCACTACGAGTAGAAACTTTACCGTGGGAGTACGTCTTGCAAAGGGCGAAAAAATAGAAGATATTATTGGGTCTATCCATGAGGTAGCCGAAGGGGTAAAAACAATAGATACCATTATTGCCCTATCCAAGTATTACAAAATCAGATGCCCTATCAGTGAGGTGCTTTTCAAAATAATCCATAGGGAAATGTCTGTATCTGATGCCAGCCATTTCTTGATGCGATTCTCCTCAAAAGACGAAATAGGGTTTATTGATTAGCAAACAAACCTATTCTCCCTTATTATTCAACATATCAAATACACCAAATGTTTTTCAGCACAAAAGAAAAGAGTACTCACATAAAAAAAATTGCTATGGATTTAGGATTTAGCTTTTGTGGTATCTCCAAAGCGGAGTTTTTAGAAGAAGAAGCCCCTCGTTTTGAGAGGTGGCTAAAAAATAACTTTCACTCGGATATGAAGTATTTAGAAAAAAATTTTGACAAAAGAATGGACCCCCGAAAGTTAGTAGAGGGAGCGCGGTCTGTTATTTCTTTGATGTATAATTATTATCCCGAAAAAACCATTGCTTTGGAAGACGAATATAAAGTTTCTAAATATGCCTATAGCAAAGAAGACTACCATTTTATAATCAAGAGAAAACTCACTACTTTTGTAGACCGAATAAAAAAAGAAATAGGCAATTTGGAGGGACGTTCTTTTGTGGACTCCGCTCCCGTGCATGAAAGGGCATGGGCAAAGAAAGCGGGATTAGGGTGGATTGGAAAAAATTCCCTTCTGATAAACAAACAAAAAGGAAGTTTTTTT
Coding sequences:
- the queG gene encoding tRNA epoxyqueuosine(34) reductase QueG; this encodes MFFSTKEKSTHIKKIAMDLGFSFCGISKAEFLEEEAPRFERWLKNNFHSDMKYLEKNFDKRMDPRKLVEGARSVISLMYNYYPEKTIALEDEYKVSKYAYSKEDYHFIIKRKLTTFVDRIKKEIGNLEGRSFVDSAPVHERAWAKKAGLGWIGKNSLLINKQKGSFFFLAELISDMDLEADGPIKDYCGTCTRCMDACPTQAIPIPYIVDASRCISYFTIEMKGEIPVEMKGKFENWIFGCDICQDVCPWNRFSTKNTDPAFEYSDIFFQMKKSDWEELTEEAFHTFFKNSALKRSKFHGIKRNVLFHKKLS